One segment of Xanthocytophaga agilis DNA contains the following:
- a CDS encoding leucine-rich repeat domain-containing protein, whose amino-acid sequence MLKSLKAFIHKLTRSSVSQPLQEQQPVQQETQEQVVHLPVEQTKEVSTEASTPITRSWVTYNGYPEDLEGGLEMTQNLIRLIASDYNTNIELAFQMLKGLKHPVVKYIPVNASIEKKKLWLKLAYDQITIQTYDRWNANFDLSHCNLTKLPPTIGSLLSTSRYSTSLNLSHNLLEDLPFEFFYYKDKHVANAVQSISLAYNRFRYFPEALLKQAGLRTININHNQITTLPRRVEDLKQLESLYAGFNQLTQLPDTIGNVKHLSVLFLPHNYLQTLPDSIGELEHLRLVNLSHNYLQKLPFGLTRSKSLRILNLYINQLTQWPDTLNEIQPLQEINLSFNQIKKANLQKLSQLKRLFLVNNQLEELDIDLNSLPKLTKLHLHNNQLKQLPENIGALKRLKELRVYNNQLEFIPKSIGSLENLQYLSLNKNRLTSLPDSIQNLKRLKQLDLQDNLFSEQEINRIKKLLPYTQIHF is encoded by the coding sequence ATGTTGAAGTCATTAAAAGCATTTATTCATAAACTCACCCGTTCGTCTGTATCTCAACCGTTACAGGAGCAGCAACCAGTTCAACAAGAAACTCAGGAACAGGTAGTCCATTTACCAGTTGAACAGACAAAAGAAGTATCCACAGAAGCGTCTACACCTATTACCCGTTCTTGGGTAACGTATAACGGTTATCCGGAAGACTTAGAAGGAGGGCTTGAGATGACGCAGAACCTAATCCGGTTGATTGCTTCTGATTATAATACCAATATTGAACTGGCCTTTCAGATGCTGAAAGGATTAAAACATCCTGTTGTAAAATACATACCTGTCAATGCCTCTATTGAAAAGAAAAAATTATGGTTAAAGCTTGCCTATGATCAGATTACGATTCAAACCTATGACCGTTGGAATGCGAACTTTGATCTGAGTCATTGCAACCTCACCAAACTTCCTCCCACTATAGGTAGTCTATTATCAACATCCCGGTATTCTACATCTCTTAATCTGAGTCACAATCTTCTGGAAGATCTTCCATTTGAGTTTTTTTATTACAAAGATAAACATGTAGCCAACGCTGTACAGAGCATCTCCCTAGCATATAATCGTTTTCGCTATTTTCCGGAGGCATTACTCAAACAAGCTGGTCTCAGAACCATTAACATCAATCACAACCAGATTACAACCCTTCCACGCAGAGTAGAGGATCTCAAACAGTTGGAAAGTTTATATGCAGGTTTTAATCAACTTACACAATTACCAGATACAATAGGGAATGTAAAGCATTTATCTGTCCTTTTCTTACCACATAACTATTTGCAAACTCTGCCAGATAGTATAGGAGAACTTGAACATTTACGTCTGGTTAATCTTAGTCATAATTATCTGCAGAAACTTCCTTTTGGTCTGACACGATCCAAATCGTTGCGGATACTCAATTTATATATCAATCAACTAACTCAATGGCCTGATACCTTAAACGAAATTCAGCCGTTGCAGGAAATCAACCTGAGTTTCAACCAAATCAAAAAAGCTAACCTTCAAAAACTGTCTCAATTGAAACGTTTGTTTCTGGTCAACAACCAATTGGAAGAGTTAGATATTGATCTCAATAGCTTACCAAAGCTGACCAAACTGCACCTGCATAATAATCAGCTAAAGCAGTTGCCGGAGAATATTGGGGCATTAAAAAGACTGAAAGAGCTTAGGGTATATAATAACCAGTTGGAGTTCATTCCAAAAAGTATTGGGAGTCTGGAAAATCTTCAGTATCTGAGTCTAAACAAAAATCGCTTGACAAGTCTGCCAGACAGCATTCAGAATCTAAAACGGTTAAAACAACTCGATTTACAGGATAACTTATTCTCAGAACAGGAAATAAATCGGATTAAAAAACTACTGCCTTATACACAGATTCACTTTTAA
- a CDS encoding leucine-rich repeat domain-containing protein, translated as MENQSDSSVTKNSWVTYDGYPEDLEGPPEITRNLIRLISSSETTNTDLAFQMLKGLKHPVIKQIPADAPVEKKRVWLKLVYDQLTGHPSKSWYNVDLSHLQLTYLPPSIGNLLSTASGSIYLDLSHNLLEDLPFEFLFYNDKEAFNQLYSISLAHNRLKKFPVVLQEQINLEKLDLSSNKLSVLPDQLKGLKKVRWLSLNFNQLTELPYTIKDIWFLRNLAVKNNLLQFLPESIGNLDSLVELDVSNNRIKVLPESLGKLRFLQKINLYINQIEYWPTDLSALVQLQEIKLSFNRIRKLHLKDLPMLQRILLVSNRLEVLEIEPENLSQLEKIHLHNNQLKNLPVSIGSLKKLKELRVYNNQLESIPESIGNLERLQYLSLNKNRLTALPDSIQNLKRLKQLDLQDNLFSEQEINRIKKLLPYTLIHFSNKKRSKKEKGQKVI; from the coding sequence ATGGAAAATCAATCAGATTCATCAGTAACAAAAAATTCATGGGTAACGTATGACGGTTATCCGGAAGATTTGGAAGGCCCGCCGGAAATAACCCGAAACCTTATCCGGTTAATTTCCTCCAGTGAGACCACTAATACTGATTTAGCCTTTCAGATGTTGAAGGGTTTAAAACATCCTGTTATAAAACAAATTCCGGCTGACGCACCTGTTGAAAAGAAAAGAGTATGGTTAAAACTTGTTTATGATCAACTTACGGGTCATCCTTCTAAAAGTTGGTACAACGTTGATCTCAGCCATCTGCAGCTCACTTACCTCCCGCCCTCTATTGGAAATCTACTATCAACAGCATCTGGTTCTATCTATCTGGATCTGAGTCACAATCTTCTGGAAGATCTTCCCTTTGAGTTTTTATTTTATAACGATAAAGAAGCTTTTAATCAGCTTTATAGCATTTCGCTAGCCCACAACCGCTTGAAAAAGTTCCCAGTAGTATTACAGGAACAAATTAATCTGGAGAAGCTGGATTTAAGTTCAAATAAGTTGTCTGTGTTACCTGATCAGTTAAAGGGACTCAAAAAAGTGCGTTGGTTATCTTTAAACTTCAATCAACTCACAGAACTACCTTATACAATCAAAGACATATGGTTTCTACGCAACCTGGCAGTTAAAAATAACTTATTGCAATTTTTACCTGAAAGTATAGGTAATCTCGACTCCTTGGTTGAATTAGATGTAAGTAACAATCGTATAAAAGTGCTTCCGGAAAGCTTGGGCAAACTAAGATTTCTACAAAAAATCAATCTATATATTAATCAGATTGAGTATTGGCCTACCGATCTCAGTGCACTGGTACAGCTACAGGAAATTAAATTAAGCTTTAACAGAATACGTAAATTACATCTGAAGGATCTTCCGATGCTACAACGTATTTTACTGGTCAGTAATCGGTTGGAAGTATTGGAGATTGAGCCTGAAAATCTGAGTCAATTAGAGAAAATTCACTTACATAATAATCAATTGAAAAACCTGCCAGTAAGTATTGGTTCACTCAAAAAGCTAAAAGAACTTAGGGTCTATAATAATCAACTGGAGTCTATTCCAGAAAGCATTGGCAACCTAGAGCGACTTCAGTATCTGAGTCTGAACAAAAACCGCTTGACAGCTCTGCCAGACAGCATTCAGAATCTAAAACGGTTAAAACAACTCGATTTACAGGATAACTTATTCTCAGAACAGGAAATAAATCGGATTAAAAAACTACTGCCTTATACCCTTATTCACTTTAGCAACAAAAAGCGGTCAAAAAAAGAGAAAGGACAAAAGGTTATTTGA
- a CDS encoding SDR family oxidoreductase, producing MMNTQSPFTSEEWDTCIKVLKALSRDPDLALDTMTLKGLVTKLHKNARKTIRKENLQKIQLADKAILEQTFLHQNNPVDETTQPLVLPENTSPSVLRIQRPLNCYICKNPYQNIHFFYHLLCPDCASLNYEKRFQRSDLTNRVVLVTGGRIKIGYLTALRMLRDGARVLITTRFPKDCARRFSEEADFADWQHRLQIFGLDLRNIPVVEQFIDYLLVHEPKLDIIINNAAQTVKRPLEFYRHLLEFEQTPFEQLSAELQSILPLGQETRFQLIEKQHQLALPNSNDYFPEGKLDRDRQQIDLRPQNSWTLKLDEVDTIEMLEVQLVNSVAPFLLNSRLKPLLKQSEFDRRFIVNVSAMEGQFARENKTVFHPHTNMAKAALNMLTRTSANDYAKDGIYMNSVDTGWITQENPFPKRSRIRERGFVTPLDETDGMARIYDPVACGINNPETPLYGHFLKDYQPYPW from the coding sequence ATGATGAACACACAATCGCCCTTTACTTCTGAAGAATGGGACACCTGTATAAAGGTACTGAAAGCACTCTCCAGAGATCCTGATCTGGCTCTGGATACTATGACACTCAAAGGGCTGGTAACCAAACTACATAAGAACGCCCGAAAAACGATCCGAAAGGAAAACCTGCAAAAAATTCAGTTAGCAGATAAAGCCATTCTGGAACAGACTTTCCTGCATCAGAATAATCCGGTTGATGAAACAACCCAACCGTTAGTGCTTCCAGAAAATACGTCTCCTTCTGTTCTTCGTATTCAACGCCCGCTTAACTGTTATATATGTAAGAATCCCTACCAGAATATTCATTTCTTCTATCATTTGCTTTGCCCTGATTGTGCATCCTTAAACTATGAAAAACGTTTTCAGCGTAGCGATCTTACCAATCGGGTTGTATTGGTAACAGGCGGACGTATCAAAATTGGTTATCTGACCGCCCTGCGTATGTTACGTGATGGAGCAAGAGTACTTATCACTACCCGCTTTCCGAAAGACTGTGCCAGACGTTTTAGTGAAGAAGCAGATTTTGCCGACTGGCAGCATCGTCTTCAGATATTTGGACTGGATCTGCGCAATATTCCTGTTGTCGAACAATTTATTGACTATCTGCTTGTACATGAACCCAAACTAGATATTATCATTAATAATGCTGCCCAAACAGTAAAACGTCCTCTGGAGTTTTACCGACACCTGCTTGAATTTGAACAAACGCCTTTTGAACAACTTTCTGCTGAATTGCAATCTATCCTGCCATTAGGCCAGGAAACCCGCTTTCAGCTAATAGAAAAACAACATCAGCTTGCACTTCCCAATAGCAATGATTATTTCCCGGAAGGAAAATTGGATAGAGATCGCCAGCAAATAGATCTTCGTCCACAAAATAGCTGGACATTAAAACTGGATGAGGTAGATACGATAGAAATGCTGGAAGTGCAACTCGTAAACTCAGTAGCTCCATTCTTACTCAATAGCCGACTAAAACCATTGCTAAAACAGTCTGAATTTGACAGACGCTTTATTGTCAATGTATCGGCTATGGAAGGTCAGTTTGCCCGTGAAAATAAAACCGTCTTCCATCCGCATACCAATATGGCAAAGGCAGCGCTGAACATGCTCACAAGAACTTCTGCCAACGACTATGCAAAGGATGGTATCTACATGAATAGTGTAGATACAGGCTGGATTACACAGGAAAATCCATTTCCTAAAAGATCCCGAATCCGGGAACGAGGATTTGTAACCCCACTGGACGAAACGGATGGTATGGCACGTATCTATGATCCAGTGGCCTGTGGTATCAACAATCCGGAAACACCATTATATGGACACTTTTTGAAGGATTACCAACCCTATCCATGGTAA
- a CDS encoding leucine-rich repeat domain-containing protein, whose translation MSETSNEKENVMRLLLSGQLESITLGLTIADSLEIHIEDFKKDIEELYDWIVRIHRWEKSVVLLSEKIYHLLHQTHIYCSDKDASTDSVKVSHIPTGIKYMVNLISIDLSYNQIVELPVEIGCLTNLEELYLDYNLLSTLPNELGNCYNLYELSLTGNHLHTVTTAVGKLIHLDILNLDKNQLHSIPTTIGHCTQLRYLDISDNNLTSIPPEIGDLKNLTDLRLSNNPLGSIPLEIGQLSNLTKLKVNATRLKTLPEEISNLKNLEEFVSKGNHFSWEDQVKIRTLWPNLKVKFK comes from the coding sequence ATGTCAGAAACCAGCAACGAAAAAGAAAATGTAATGCGGTTGTTACTCTCTGGTCAATTGGAAAGTATCACGTTAGGACTGACAATAGCAGATTCTCTAGAGATTCATATTGAGGACTTTAAAAAAGATATAGAAGAACTGTATGATTGGATTGTCAGGATTCACAGATGGGAAAAAAGTGTGGTATTATTGAGTGAGAAAATATATCATCTATTACACCAGACACATATCTATTGCTCAGACAAGGATGCATCTACAGACTCTGTAAAAGTATCTCATATACCTACAGGAATTAAATATATGGTAAATCTGATATCTATAGACCTTTCCTATAATCAGATTGTGGAATTACCTGTTGAAATTGGTTGTCTTACTAATCTGGAAGAATTGTATCTGGATTACAACTTACTATCTACTCTTCCTAACGAACTTGGAAATTGCTACAATCTGTATGAATTAAGTTTAACAGGCAATCACTTACATACAGTAACAACAGCAGTTGGCAAACTGATTCACTTAGACATCCTGAATCTGGACAAAAATCAACTACACTCTATTCCTACTACAATAGGGCATTGTACACAATTACGATATCTGGATATATCAGATAATAATCTTACCTCTATCCCTCCAGAAATTGGCGATCTCAAAAATCTAACTGATTTAAGATTAAGTAATAATCCATTAGGATCTATTCCATTAGAAATTGGTCAATTGTCCAACCTTACGAAATTGAAAGTGAATGCAACTCGACTCAAGACACTGCCAGAAGAAATAAGTAATTTGAAAAATCTGGAAGAGTTTGTATCAAAGGGAAATCATTTTTCGTGGGAGGATCAGGTTAAGATCCGCACCTTGTGGCCCAACCTAAAGGTTAAGTTCAAATAA